One Hippoglossus stenolepis isolate QCI-W04-F060 chromosome 9, HSTE1.2, whole genome shotgun sequence genomic region harbors:
- the ghra gene encoding growth hormone receptor a — MAVSSPSSHLLILLLISCLDWPSTPASAFLLDRDHMTTSAPNEPHFTDCVSREQETFRCWWSPGTFQNLSSPGALRVFYLKKDSPTSEWKECPHYNYSNRECFFDVNHTSVWIAYCMQLRSQNATFFNEDDCFTVENIVRPDPPVSLNWTLLNLSPSGLSYDVMVNWEPPPSADVAAGWMRIEYKIEYRERNTTNWKSLAIQPHTQQAIYGLHIGKDYEVHIRCRMQAFNKFGEFSDSIFIHVNDILSGESMFPLTVVLVFGIVGILILILLIVISQQHRFVMILLPPIPAPKIKGIDPDLLKKGKLDELNMILSGGGMGGLSTYAPDFYQDEPWVEFIEVDAEDADAGEKEDNQGSDTQRLLGLPQHASHHMNTGCSNAIGFPDDDSGRASCYDPDVFDHDTLMMMATLLPGQPEDGEASLAVEEGFSTSDRNLVQTQTTGPQTWVNTDFYAQVSNVMPSGGVVLSPGQQLRIQENASATEEETQKKGKESEDNEGTAKKKQKELQFQLLVVDPEGSGYTAESTTRQISTPPCSPMSGEGYQTIPPQPVETKVEENQSSYIVPDSPQSQFSAPVSDYTVVQEVDTQHSLLLNPPPRQSPPPCLPQHPLKALPAMPVGYITPDLLGNLSP; from the exons CTCCCAATGAGCCTCATTTCACTGACTGCGTGTCCAGGGAGCAGGAGACATTCCGCTGCTGGTGGAGTCCAGGCACCTTCCAGAACCTGTCCTCCCCTGGAGCACTCCGAGTCTTCTACCTTAAGAAAGA CTCTCCAACCAGCGAATGGAAAGAGTGTCCCCACTATAACTATTCAAACAGGGAATGCTTCTTTGACGTGAACCACACATCTGTTTGGATCGCCTACTGCATGCAGCTGCGCAGCCAAAACGCCACCTTTTTTAATGAGGACGATTGTTTTACAGTGGAAAATATTG TACGTCCAGACCCACCAGTGTCTCTAAACTGGACCCTCCTGAACTTAAGTCCCTCCGGGCTAAGTTATGATGTCATGGTCAACTGGGAGCCCCCGCCCTCTGCAGACGTCGCGGCGGGCTGGATGCGCATTGAGTACAAAATCGagtacagagagagaaataccaCAAACTGGAAATCA TTGGCGATTCAGCCGCACACTCAGCAGGCAATCTACGGTCTGCACATAGGCAAAGACTATGAAGTGCACATCCGCTGCAGGATGCAGGCCTTCAATAAGTTTGGAGAGTTCAGTGACTCCATCTTCATTCACGTGAATGATATTCTTAGCGGAG AGAGTATGTTCCCGCTCACAGTTGTACTTGTTTTCGGGATTGTGGGCATCCTCATACTCATCTTGCTGATTGTCATCTCTCAGCAGCACAG ATTCGTGATGATTCTGTTGCCACCCATTCCTGCACCCAAAATTAAAGGCATCGATCCAGATCTGTTGAAG AAGGGGAAGCTGGACGAGCTGAATATGATCCTGAGTGGTGGAGGTATGGGCGGCCTGTCCACCTATGCACCAGATTTCTACCAAGATGAGCCATGGGTTGAGTTCATCGAGGTGGATGCTGAGGATGCGGACGCTGGGGAGAAGGAGGACAACCAGGGCTCAGACACCCAGAGGCTCCTTGGCCTGCCCCAACACGCCAGCCACCACATGAACACCGGATGCTCCAACGCCATTGG CTTCCCTGATGATGACTCAGGCAGGGCCAGCTGTTACGACCCAGATGTTTTCGACCATGACACCCTAATGATGATGGCCACCCTGCTGCCAGGCCAGCCCGAGGACGGAGAAGCCTCCCTTGCTGTGGAAGAAGGATTTTCAACCTCAGATAGGAACCTCgtccaaacccaaaccacagGTCCCCAGACTTGGGTCAACACAGACTTCTACGCCCAGGTCAGCAACGTCATGCCCTCTGGAGGCGTGGTGCTGTCTCCTGGCCAGCAACTCCGCATCCAGGAGAACGCCTCAgccactgaggaggaaacacagaagaaaggaaaagagagcgaAGACAACGAGGGGACCGCGAAGAAGAAGCAAAAAGAGCTGCAGTTTCAGCTGCTGGTCGTGGATCCGGAGGGAAGTGGCTACACTGCAGAGAGCACCACCCGGCAAATCAGCACTCCCCCTTGCTCCCCTATGTCTGGTGAGGGGTACCAAACCATACCCCCGCAGCCAGTGGAGACCAAAGTGGAGGAAAACCAATCATCTTACATTGTTCCTGACTCTCCCCAGTCCCAGTTCAGTGCTCCTGTTTCAGACTACACAGTGGTGCAGGAGGTGGACACTCAGCACAGTCTGCTCCTCAACCCACCTCCCCGTCAGTCTCCCCCTCCCTGCCTGCCACAGCACCCCCTCAAGGCCCTACCTGCTATGCCTGTAGGGTACATCACCCCAGACCTGCTGGGGAACCTCTCACCATGA
- the LOC118115079 gene encoding selenoprotein Pa isoform X1 has translation MWVSLSLLLSLCLLHGGGAESDGGGPRCQPPSSWKIGEVEPMKERMGQVTVVALLQASULFCLVQASRVDGLRLKLESQGLRDVTYMVINHQGEQAQRLHTMLAQRLSGNIILYKQEEQQPDVWQTLGGEKDDFLIYDRCGRLTHHISLPYSIIGQGHVEGAIKDTYCKRMCGDCTHESAEIPEECKGKADAQPDADAAPAVEEDTGHGNGHGHHHGHHHGHDHAHHGDNHGFHPRGVGHGNGHHQGQHHGNHDNHDHGQSQTQQDLRPQGQEQNGQVFQGQQQAELGQMQQAVHMQMPQEAHGAHVRPUVPKKLSUKSKHSUQGTAGSDNEAFPKVSUCUHURRLFGEAGSEEPVGLUHCDEALPASUQUHGLIGDASNNVRETUQURSPPADUQQPQPAQUPUPPGVVS, from the exons ATGTGGGTGAGCCTcagcctgctcctctctctctgcctgctccATGGGGGCGGAGCAGAGAGTGACGGAGGTGGGCCTCGCTGTCAGCCGCCGTCATCGTGGAAGATAGGGGAGGTGGAGCCGATGAAGGAGAGGATGGGCCAGGTGACAGTGGTGGCCCTTCTGCAGGCTAGCTGACTGTTCTGCTTGGTGCAGGCTTCCAG AGTGGACGGCCTGCGCCTGAAGCTGGAGAGTCAGGGCCTGAGGGATGTGACCTACATGGTCATTAACCACCAGGGGGAGCAGGCACAGCGCCTGCACACCATGCTGGCACAGAGACTATCAGGGAACATCATCCTGTACAAACAGGAGGAGCAACAGCCTGATGTCTGGCAGACGCTGGGGGGAGAGAAAGACGACTTCTTGATCTATGACAG GTGTGGCCGTCTCACCCACCACATTTCCCTCCCATACTCCATCATCGGACAAGGTCATGTCGAGGGTGCGATCAAAGATACCTACTGCAAACGCATGTGTGGGGACTGCACACATGAG AGCGCTGAGATTCCAGAGGAGTGCAAAGGGAAAGCAGATGCACAGCCTGATGCAGATGCTGCCCCAGCTGTGGAGGAAGACACAGGACATGGTAACGGGCATGGTCACCATCATGGACATCACCATGGTCATGACCATGCCCACCATGGGGATAATCATGGGTTTCACCCCCGTGGCGTTGGCCATGGCAATGGTCACCACCAAGGTCAACACCATGGAAATCATGATAACCATGACCATGGACAAAGCCAAACTCAACAAGATCTTAGGCCACAGGGGCAAGAGCAGAATGGTCAGGTGTTTCAAGGGCAGCAACAAGCAGAGTTAGGCCAGATGCAGCAAGCAGTGCACATGCAGATGCCACAGGAGGCCCATGGAGCCCATGTGAGGCCCTGAGTACCAAAGAAGTTGAGTTGAAAATCAAAGCACAGCTGACAGGGGACAGCAGGCTCTGACAACGAAGCCTTTCCTAAGGTCAGCTGATGCTGACACTGACGCAGGCTGTTTGGGGAAGCAGGGAGCGAGGAGCCCGTCGGTCTCTGACACTGTGATGAGGCGCTGCCCGCCTCCTGACAGTGACACGGACTGATAGGCGATGCATCCAATAATGTTAGGGAGACCTGACAGTGACGCTCGCCTCCTGCTGACTGACAGCAGCCTCAGCCAGCCCAGTGACCCTGACCCCCAGGTGTAGTGAGCTGA
- the LOC118115079 gene encoding selenoprotein Pa isoform X2, whose translation MWVSLSLLLSLCLLHGGGAESDGGGPRCQPPSSWKIGEVEPMKERMGQVTVVALLQASULFCLVQASRVDGLRLKLESQGLRDVTYMVINHQGEQAQRLHTMLAQRLSGNIILYKQEEQQPDVWQTLGGEKDDFLIYDRCGRLTHHISLPYSIIGQGHVEGAIKDTYCKRMCGDCTHESAEIPEECKGKADAQPDADAAPAVEEDTGHGNGHGHHHGHHHGHDHAHHGDNHGFHPRGVGHGNGHHQGQHHGNHDNHDHGQSQTQQDLRPQGQEQNGQVFQGQQQAELGQMQQAVHMQMPQEAHGAHVRPUVPKKLSUKSKHSUQGTAGSDNEAFPKVSUCUHURRLFGEAGSEEPVGLUHCDEALPASUQUHGLIGDASNNVRETUQURSPPADUQQPQPAQ comes from the exons ATGTGGGTGAGCCTcagcctgctcctctctctctgcctgctccATGGGGGCGGAGCAGAGAGTGACGGAGGTGGGCCTCGCTGTCAGCCGCCGTCATCGTGGAAGATAGGGGAGGTGGAGCCGATGAAGGAGAGGATGGGCCAGGTGACAGTGGTGGCCCTTCTGCAGGCTAGCTGACTGTTCTGCTTGGTGCAGGCTTCCAG AGTGGACGGCCTGCGCCTGAAGCTGGAGAGTCAGGGCCTGAGGGATGTGACCTACATGGTCATTAACCACCAGGGGGAGCAGGCACAGCGCCTGCACACCATGCTGGCACAGAGACTATCAGGGAACATCATCCTGTACAAACAGGAGGAGCAACAGCCTGATGTCTGGCAGACGCTGGGGGGAGAGAAAGACGACTTCTTGATCTATGACAG GTGTGGCCGTCTCACCCACCACATTTCCCTCCCATACTCCATCATCGGACAAGGTCATGTCGAGGGTGCGATCAAAGATACCTACTGCAAACGCATGTGTGGGGACTGCACACATGAG AGCGCTGAGATTCCAGAGGAGTGCAAAGGGAAAGCAGATGCACAGCCTGATGCAGATGCTGCCCCAGCTGTGGAGGAAGACACAGGACATGGTAACGGGCATGGTCACCATCATGGACATCACCATGGTCATGACCATGCCCACCATGGGGATAATCATGGGTTTCACCCCCGTGGCGTTGGCCATGGCAATGGTCACCACCAAGGTCAACACCATGGAAATCATGATAACCATGACCATGGACAAAGCCAAACTCAACAAGATCTTAGGCCACAGGGGCAAGAGCAGAATGGTCAGGTGTTTCAAGGGCAGCAACAAGCAGAGTTAGGCCAGATGCAGCAAGCAGTGCACATGCAGATGCCACAGGAGGCCCATGGAGCCCATGTGAGGCCCTGAGTACCAAAGAAGTTGAGTTGAAAATCAAAGCACAGCTGACAGGGGACAGCAGGCTCTGACAACGAAGCCTTTCCTAAGGTCAGCTGATGCTGACACTGACGCAGGCTGTTTGGGGAAGCAGGGAGCGAGGAGCCCGTCGGTCTCTGACACTGTGATGAGGCGCTGCCCGCCTCCTGACAGTGACACGGACTGATAGGCGATGCATCCAATAATGTTAGGGAGACCTGACAGTGACGCTCGCCTCCTGCTGACTGACAGCAGCCTCAGCCAGCCCAGTGA
- the znf131 gene encoding zinc finger protein 131 — MADEVEVELDGGSEYPAHYKVMMDKLNEQRQLDQFTDITLIVDGHQFRAHKAVLAACSQFFHTFFQDFTQEPLVEIEGVSNTAFSQLMEFTYTATLAVAGEEEAYDVWKAAEYLQMQEAIKALENKINEKPVMAESKGKKRKIAETSNVITETLPSVEGESVEIEVIGDGGIEVEDSGLEEVVDAAKNAQAASDDSALALLADITSKYQQEEPTLHMIKKGGIEEDLVYQEETVTASKVLENVDIVEVQISQVDNVFRCNKCDRSFKLYYHLKQHLKTHLGVLEKPHVCNHCGRPYTREGALRQHISTFHFDAEELSRNQKPQKKVHVCEYCKKHFDHFGHFKEHLRKHTGEKPYECPDCHEHFARNSTLKCHMAACQNGAGAKKGRKKLYECQVCSSVFNSWDQFKDHLVSHTGDKPNHCTMCDMWFTHPKELKTHLKDVHSFEDSKSTEELVITDPADTAALALATQSIEGTETVLLDDGIQVEHVTVEPVDMMEMEETATVVVEEDEGVTEMCEEDMERLKQAGVQIQVVHVTTTEVDGQQVVNSQVEVEMEGEMVNVEEVEQAVDV; from the exons ATGGCGGATGAAGTGGAGGTGGAGCTGGACGGAGGCAGCGAGTATCCAGCACATTACAAAGTCATGATGGACAAACTCAATGAGCAACGGCAGCTTGACCAGTTCACAGACATTACTTTAATCGTGGACG GACACCAGTTCAGAGCCCATAAAGCGGTGTTGGCAGCATGCAGTCAGTTTTTCCACACGTTCTTCCAGGATTTTACACAGGAGCCACTGGTGGAGATAGAAG GTGTTAGCAATACAGCCTTCAGCCAGCTCATGGAGTTTACCTACACGGCCACACTAGCTGtagctggagaagaggaggcgTACGATGTGTGGAAGGCTGCAGAATACCTCCAGATGCAGGAAGCCATCAAGGCGCTGGAAAACAA GATAAATGAGAAACCAGTGATGGCAGAGAGCAAAGGTAAAAAGAGGAAGATTGCAGAGACGTCTAATGTGATCACAGAAACTCTACCCTCGGTGGAAGGAGAATCA GTGGAGATTGAGGTGATCGGGGATGGGGGCATTGAGGTGGAGGATTCGGGTTTAGAGGAGGTGGTCGATGCAGCAAAGAACGCCCAGGCTGCGTCGGACGACTCCGCTTTGGCTCTTCTTGCTGACATAACTAGCAAATATCAGCAAGAGGAACCTACGCTACATATGATCAAGAAGGGAGGTATAGAAGAG GATCTCGTGTATCAGGAGGAAACGGTGACTGCGTCCAAGGTGTTGGAGAACGTCGACATCGTAGAGGTCCAGATTTCACAAGTGGACAACGTATTCCGATGCAACAAGTGTGACCGCTCTTTTAAATTGTACTACCACCTCAAACAGCACCTGAAAACGCACCTGGGCGTCTTGGAAAAGCCGCACGTGTGCAACCACTGCGGTCGACCCTACACGCGAGAGGGCGCCTTGAGGCAGCACATCAGCACGTTTCACTTTGATGCAGAGGAGCTCTCTCGAAACCAGAAACCCCAAAAGAAAGTGCATGTTTGTGAATACTGTAAGAAGCACTTTGACCACTTTGGCCACTTTAAGGAGCACTTGCGGAAGCACACGG GGGAAAAGCCTTACGAGTGTCCAGATTGCCATGAGCATTTTGCGAGGAACAGCACTCTGAAATGCCATATGGCAGCCTGTCAGAATGGGGCAGGAGCCAAGAAAGGACGCAAGAAACTCTATGAATGCCAG GTTTGCAGCAGTGTGTTCAACAGCTGGGACCAGTTCAAAGACCATCTCGTGAGCCACACAGGCGACAAGCCCAACCACTGCACCATGTGCGACATGTGGTTCACTCACCCTAAAGAGCTTAAGACCCACCTGAAAGATGTCCATTCCTTTGAGGACAGCAAGTCAACTGAAGAACTGGTCATTACAGACCCTGCTGACACCGCCGCCCTCGCTTTAGCAACGCAGAGCATAGAAGGAACTGAAACGGTCCTGTTGGATGACGGAATTCAGGTGGAACACGTCACAGTGGAGCCTGTAGATATGATGGAGATGGAAGAGACTGCAacggtggtggtggaggaggacgaAGGGGTGACGGAGATGTGTGAGGAGGACATGGAGAGACTGAAGCAGGCTGGGGTGCAGATCCAGGTGGTGCATGTGACCACGACTGAAGTCGATGGTCAGCAGGTTGTGAACTCTCAGGTGGAGGTAGAGATGGAGGGGGAGATGGTGAACGTCGAGGAAGTAGAACAAGCAGTGGATGTATGA